A single genomic interval of Schistocerca americana isolate TAMUIC-IGC-003095 chromosome 2, iqSchAmer2.1, whole genome shotgun sequence harbors:
- the LOC124595581 gene encoding uncharacterized protein LOC124595581 — protein MNQLKLLDCFRQLSRCYSQRALACSPHSYISGTAVMPKGITNPNFKEICFTGTKVTSNYKIFQLNDRVTTSFLQFSPNVTQRRPVPPVLDAPNVTSSNMFELPACSVIDYLHEIPVKDISVPTVGNVTEKIAARLIVIRRRKMKKHKLRKLRKRMKFEWAKVRQRRELRKEKKFQAGLIKKIKIAESFDAKAFVAQKLAKAHAAKQTIKS, from the exons ATGAATCAACTAAAACTGCTCGATTGTTTTCGTCAGCTTTCAA GATGCTACTCCCAGAGAGCATTGGCCTGTTCACCCCACAGTTATATTTCTGGGACTGCAGTCATGCCAAAAGGAATTACCAATCCAAATTTCAAAGAAATTTGTTTTACTGGCACTAAAGTAACaagtaattacaaaatatttcagttgAATGACAGAGTAACAACATCTTTTCTCCAGTTTTCACCTAATGTAACACAAAGGAGGCCAGTTCCACCTGTGCTCGATGCACCTAATGTCACTTCATCAAATATGTTTGAACTTCCAGCCTGCAGTGTTATTGACTATTTACATGAAATTCCAGTGAAGGATATCAGTGTGCCTACTGTAGGAAATGTAACTGAGAAAATTGCTGCACGGCTCATAGTGATCAGGAGGCGAAAAATGAAGAAACATAAATTGCGAAAACTGCGTAAAAGAATGAAATTTGAATGGGCAAAAGTTCGCCAGCGAAGAGAGCtaagaaaggagaagaaatttcAAGCGGGCctgataaagaaaataaaaattgcagaaagTTTTGATGCAAAGGCATTTGTTGCCCAAAAATTAGCTAAAGCCCACGCCGCAAAGCAAACAATCAAATCGTAA